A stretch of Miscanthus floridulus cultivar M001 chromosome 13, ASM1932011v1, whole genome shotgun sequence DNA encodes these proteins:
- the LOC136501529 gene encoding tryptophan decarboxylase 1-like, with product MGSLDTTPAAAFGDINGSGAFQPLNADDVRSYLHKSVDFIYDYYKSVESLPVLPGVEPGYLRRLLQSVPPTSSAPFDIALKEVRDAVVPGMTHWASPNFFAFFPSTNSAAAIAGELVASAMNTVGFTWQASPAATEMEVLALDWLAQLLRLPPTFMNRTAAAGRGSGGGVILGTTSEAMLVTLVSARDAALRRAGSVGVAGITRLAVYAADQTHSTFFKACRLAGFDPANIRSIPTGPETDYALDPARLLEIMQADVDDGLVPTYICATVGTTSTNAVDPVRAIADVAAMFNAWVHIDAAYAGSACICPEFRHHLDGVERVDSISMSPHKWLMTCLDCTCLWVRDTHRLTDSLETNPEYLKNDASESGNVTDLKDMQVGVGRRFRGLKLWMVMRTYGSAKLQEHIRSDVAMAKMFEDAVRADDRFEVVVPRNFALVCFRIRPQGAMTEEDAEEVNRELMERLNRTGKAYLAHTAVAGKFVLRFAVGSSLQEERHVRSAWELIKKTTTEIMEEEM from the coding sequence ATGGGCAGCCTTGACACCACCCCTGCCGCCGCCTTCGGCGACATCAACGGCAGCGGCGCCTTCCAGCCGCTCAACGCCGACGACGTGCGCTCCTACCTGCACAAGTCCGTGGACTTCATCTACGACTACTACAAGTCCGTGGAGTCCCTTCCCGTGCTGCCAGGCGTCGAACCAGGCTACCTGCGCCGCCTGCTGCAGTCCGTGCCGCCCACCTCCTCCGCGCCCTTCGACATTGCCCTAAAGGAGGTCCGCGACGCCGTCGTCCCGGGGATGACCCACTGGGCCAGCCCAAACTTCTTCGCCTTCTTCCCTTCCACCAACAGCGCCGCTGCCATCGCGGGCGAGCTCGTCGCCTCCGCCATGAACACCGTCGGATTCACGTGGCAGGCCAGCCCCGCCGCCACCGAGATGGAGGTCCTCGCGCTCGACTGGCTCGCGCAGCTCCTCCGCCTGCCACCCACCTTCATGAACCGCACCGCGGCCGCGGGACGCGGGTCTGGTGGTGGTGTCATCCTCGGCACGACCAGCGAGGCCATGCTCGTCACGCTCGTCTCCGCGCGTGACGCCGCCCTGCGCCGGGCTGGTTCCGTTGGCGTCGCTGGGATCACCAGGCTCGCCGTGTACGCCGCTGACCAGACGCACTCCACCTTCTTCAAGGCGTGCCGTCTCGCTGGATTCGACCCTGCCAACATCCGCTCCATCCCCACCGGCCCGGAGACGGACTACGCACTCGACCCGGCGAGGCTGCTCGAGATCATGCAGGCCGACGTCGACGACGGCCTCGTGCCCACCTATATCTGCGCCACCGTCGGCACCACCTCGACCAACGCCGTAGACCCTGTCAGAGCCATCGCCGATGTCGCCGCCATGTTCAACGCCTGGGTCCACATCGACGCGGCCTACGCTGGAAGCGCGTGCATCTGCCCGGAGTTCCGCCACCACCTGGACGGCGTCGAGCGCGTCGACTCCATCAGCATGAGCCCGCACAAGTGGCTCATGACGTGCCTGGACTGCACGTGCCTGTGGGTGCGCGACACGCACCGCCTCACTGACTCGCTGGAGACCAACCCGGAGTACCTCAAGAACGACGCCAGCGAGTCCGGCAACGTCACCGACCTCAAGGACATGCAGGTCGGCGTCGGCCGCCGCTTCCGAGGGCTCAAGCTCTGGATGGTCATGCGCACCTACGGCTCCGCCAAGCTCCAGGAGCACATCCGCAGCGACGTTGCCATGGCCAAGATGTTCGAGGACGCCGTGCGCGCCGACGACAGGTTCGAGGTCGTCGTGCCGAGGAACTTCGCGCTCGTGTGTTTCAGGATCAGGCCACAGGGTGCCATGACGGAGGAGGACGCAGAGGAGGTCAACCGTGAGCTCATGGAGCGGCTGAACAGGACCGGGAAGGCGTACCTGGCGCACACGGCGGTCGCCGGCAAGTTCGTGCTGCGGTTCGCGGTGGGGTCGTCGCTGCAGG